One region of Solanum pennellii chromosome 6, SPENNV200 genomic DNA includes:
- the LOC107022976 gene encoding cytochrome P450 734A1-like produces the protein MEDYWLCYLIIFWFVLLIVQKVVINLYFRPRRIQNHFLKQGIRGPKYNFLLGNLKEIADLQLPSSQHFSLSHDIVPRVFSFYHHWKNIYGATFVVWFGATVRVSISDPTLIRDMLLVKSDNFEKIETPPSAKNLEGDGLPNLRGEKWAHHRKILTQIFYSQNLKLMIPMMGKSMKDMLNKWSSKMCKDGKVEIEVSKWFLSLSEEVVTHTVFGSSYEDGKAIFELQAQLLAYATNAFHQLFIPAFRFLPTKKNIISWKLDKDVRNSLMKLIEHRKKSLEFDQSELEGPKDMLEVMIKASSNNNSNSTAVKVDDIVEECKTMFLAGKYTTSNLLTWTTILLAMNPHWQQLARDEVFNVCGARDTPSKDDIAKLKIVGMILNESLRLYPPLAAILRRAKIDTKLGNLNLPKGTELLIPTIGIHHDAELWGDDVNEFNPGRFARGVAQAAKSPIAFMPFGLGVRHCIGQNLAIIQAKLAIAMMLMRFSFQLAPTYQHAPTIHIFLSPQYGAPIIFKKL, from the exons ATGGAAGATTACTGGTTATGTTATCTTATTATATTTTGGTTTGTTTTGTTAATTGTTCAGAAAGTGGTGATTAATCTTTATTTTAGACCAAGGAgaattcaaaatcattttttgaagcAAGGGATTAGGGGtcctaaatataattttttgttgggAAATCTTAAAGAAATTGCTGATTTACAACTTCCTTCTTCTCAGCACTTCTCTTTATCCCATGACATTGTTCCTAGAGTCTTTTCTTTCTACCATCATTGGAAGAATATATATG GTGCAACATTTGTTGTGTGGTTTGGGGCAACAGTTCGTGTGTCCATCTCAGATCCAACGCTTATTAGGGATATGTTGCTTGTAAAATCGGACAACTTTGAGAAAATTGAAACTCCTCCATCCGCCAAGAACCTCGAAGGAGACGGTTTGCCCAATCTCAGAGGAGAAAAATGGGCACACCATAGAAAGATATTAACTCAAATATTTTACTCACAAAATCTCAAG cTGATGATTCCTATGATGGGGAAGAGCATGAAGGATATGTTGAACAAATGGTCATCAAAAATGTGCAAGGATGGCAAGGTGGAAATAGAAGTTTCAAAATGGTTTTTGAGCTTGTctgaagaggtggttacacatACGGTGTTTGGAAGCAGCTATGAAGATGGAAAAGCCATCTTCGAGTTGCAAGCACAACTATTGGCTTATGCCACTAATGCTTTTCATCAACTTTTCATTCCCGCATTTAG GTTCTTGCCTACTAAGAAGAACATAATTTCTTGGAAATTGGACAAAGACGTTAGAAATTCATTGATGAAGCTAATTGAACATAGGAAAAAGAGTTTAGAGTTTGATCAATCGGAGCTGGAAGGTCCAAAGGATATGTTGGAAGTAATGATCAAAgctagtagtaataataattcaaatagTACTGCTGTCAAAGTTGATGACATTGTAGAAGAATGCAAAACCATGTTCTTAGCTGGCAAATATACAACCTCAAATTTGCTGACATGGACAACCATTCTACTAGCCATGAATCCACACTGGCAACAACTTGCACGTGATGAGGTTTTCAACGTCTGTGGAGCACGTGACACCCCATCTAAGGACGATATCGCAAAACTTAAAATA GTTGGTATGATCCTGAACGAATCCCTCCGGCTCTATCCACCTCTTGCTGCAATACTCCGACGTGCCAAAATCGACACGAAATTGGGGAACTTGAATTTGCCTAAAGGGACAGAGCTACTTATTCCAACTATAGGAATCCATCATGATGCAGAACTATGGGGAGACGATGTGAATGAATTTAATCCTGGAAGATTTGCGCGCGGCGTCGCTCAAGCAGCGAAAAGCCCCATAGCCTTCATGCCTTTCGGCTTAGGCGTTCGCCACTGCATTGGACAAAATTTAGCTATCATACAAGCTAAATTAGCCATAGCTATGATGTTGATGCGTTTCTCGTTTCAACTTGCTCcaacttaccaacatgctcctactattcatatatttctaTCTCCACAATATGGAGCTCCAATCATTTTCAAGAAATTGTAG